In Aliidongia dinghuensis, the genomic stretch TCTGGTCGATCAGGCCCTCGCGCGCCATGTCGACGGCGATCTTGAGGGCCGCCGGCGCCGTGCGCTTGCCGGTGCGCGTCTGCAGCATCCACAGCTTCTTCTGCTGCACCGTGAACTCGATGTCCTGCATGTCGCGATAGTGCTTCTCGAGCAGCAGGCGCACGTCGTTCAGCTGCTGGAACACCTCCGGCATGACCTCTTCCATGGCCGGCAGCTTGGAGCCGTTCTCGATCTTGCCGGCGATGGTCAGGTGCTGCGGCGTCCGGATGCCGGCGACCACGTCCTCGCCCTGGGCGTTGACGAGATATTCGCCGTAGAACTTGTTCTCGCCGGTCGACGGGTTGCGCGTGAAGGCGACGCCGGTCGCGCAATCATCGCCCATGTTGCCGAACACCATGGCCTGGACGTTGACCGCCGTGCCCCAGCTCGCCGGGATCTCGTGCAGGCGGCGATAGGTGATCGCGCGCTGGTTCATCCAGCTGCCGAACACGGCGCCGATGGCGCCCCACAGCTGGTCGTGCGGATCCTGCGGGAACGGCTGGTTCAGCTGCTCCTCGACCACTTCCTTGTAGCCGGCGACGACCTGCTTCCAGTCGTCGGCCGTAAGGTCGGTGTCGAGATGAGCGCCGATGTCGAGCTTGTGGCTCTCCAGGATCTCCTCGAACAGGTGATGCTCGACGTCGAGCACGACCTGGCCGTACATCTGGATGAAGCGGCGATAGCTGTCATAGGCGAAGCGCGGATCGCCCGAGCGGACGGCCAAGCCCTCGACCGTCTCGTCGTTGAGCCCCAGGTTCAGCACCGTATCCATCATGCCGGGCATGGACGCGCGGGCGCCCGACCGCACGGAAACGAGCAGCGGGTTCGCCTTGTCGCCGAACTTGTTGCCGAGCAGCTGCTCCATCTTGGCGATGCCCGCCTCGACCTGCCCCTTGAGGTCGGCCGGATACTGCTGCCCATTGTCGTAGAAATAGGTGCAGACCTCGGTGGTGATCGTCAGGCCCGGCGGCACCGGCAGGCCGAGATTGCTCATCTCGGCGAGGTTCGCGCCCTTGCCACCCAGCAGGTTCTTCATGTCCGCACGGCCTTCGGCGGCACCGTCGCCGAAGGTGTAGACCCATTTCGTCATGCCTCAGCCCTCGATCTTGGAGAAGTCGGCCACCTGATTGAGCGTCGTCCAGATCTGCGCCAGGAGACGCAGCCGGTTGATGCGCAGGTCCCGATCCTCGGCATTCACCGTTACTCGATCAAAAAACGCATCGACCGTCAGCCGGAGCTTCGCGAGCTCGGCCATTGCCCCCACGAAATCCTCGGCCGCCAGTCGGCCGTTCGCTAACGCAGCAATACGGTCAAGCGATCCCGCAAGTGCGAACTCTTCGTCCTGCACGAGCTTCGCGGTATCGACCGGATCGCGGTAGAGCGTGCCGTCCTTCTTCTCTTCGATCTGCGAGATCTTGAAGGCCCGGCGATAGGCGATCAACAGATTGGCGCCGTCGTCGGCGGCCAAAAAGCCTTCGAGCGCCCTGGCGCGCGCCACCAGCTGCACCAGGTCGTCGTCGCGGCCGCCCTGGGCGAAGACGGCGCTCACCAGATCGTGCCGGATGCCCTGGTCGCGCAAGTAGACCTTCAGCCGGTCGGCGAAGAATTCGACGAGCGCGTCGGCGACCCCAGTGGCGGACGCATAGGAGCCGCCCGTCGGCAAAAGCGCATGGGCGCGCGCAACCAGCGTCCGAATCGGCAGGCGCAGGCCGTTTTCCAGCACGATGCGGATGATGCCCAGTGCCGCCCGGCGCAACGCGTAGGGATCCTTGGAGCCGGTGGGCTTTTCATCGATTGCGAAGAAGCCCACCAGAGAATCGAACTTGTCAGCGATCGAGACGACGATGCCCAGCGGCGCCACCGGCACGCTGTCGGCGGCGCCAACCGGCGAATAATGCTGCGCGATCGCATCGGCGATGTCGGCGGGTTCACCCTGCACCCGGGCGAGGTACCGGCCCATGATGCCCTGCAGCTCCGGGAACTCACCCACCATGGTGGAGGACAGGTCGGCCTTTGCGAGCTGAACCACGCGGCGAGCCGCCCGCGGCTCGGCGTCCGCCACGAATGGGCAAAGCGTCTCCGCCAGCAATGCCATGCGGGCCACTTTGTCTTCGACAGTGCCGAGCTTGGCGTGGAAGATCCGCTCCTTAAGGCGCCCGGCATAGGATGCGAGCGGCGTCTTCTTGTCCAATTCCCAGAAGAACTGGGCATCCGAGAGCCGTGCTCTCAGTACGCGCTCGTTGCCGGCGACCATCTGCTTGCCGCCGTCGCGCGTCACCATGTTGCCGACGACGATGAAATAGGGCGCCAGCACGCCATCTCTTGTTTCGACGGCGAAATATTTCTGGTGCGTGCGCATCGAGGTGGTCAGCACCTCGGCCGGCAGGTCCATGAACTTGGGCTCGATGGCGCCCATGCGCACAACCGGCCATTCGACCAGCCCTGCCACCTCGTCGAGCAGGCCCGGGTCGGGTTTCACCACCAGGCCCTGGGCCGAGGCGAGCTTGGCGCCCTCCTCCAGGATTCTGGCCTTGCGCTCGGCCGCATCGAGCACGACGAAACGCTCGGCAAGCTTCGCCCGGTAGTCCGCGAAACCGGTGACGGTGAATTCGTCCGGCGCCAGGAAGCGATGACCGCGCGTGCGGTCGTTGGCGAGCAGCGTCTCCGAGCCGCCATTCGCTCTGTCGAGCGCCCAGGAGACCGGCACGACCGTCGAGCCGGCGTCGTCGATCATGAGCGCCAGGATATTGTGCAGCGGGCGGACCCAGCGCACGTCATGGCCGGCCCAGCGCATGCTCTTCGGCCACGGCAACTGGTCCATCGCCTCCGCGATCACCTCGGCCAGCACGTCGATCACCGGACGGCCCAGTACCTTGTTGACCGCGAAATAGAACACGCCCTTGCCGGTGTCGCGCTGCTCGCAAGCCTCGATCGACGCGAGGCCGGCCGAGCGCAGGAAGCCAGCCAGCGCCTGCTCCGGCGCGCCGACGCGCGGGCCCTTGACCTCGACGGTGCGATCGGGCTGACGCGCCGGCAGTCCTTGAACGACGAGCGTGAGCCTACGCGGCGTGACATAGGCCTCCGACGCCTCCGCGGCCAGATCGAGGGCGGCGAGCTTGTCGGTCACAAGCCGCTGCAGGTCCTTCGCGGCCTGCGCCTGCATGCGGGCGGGGATTTCCTCGGAGAGGAGTTCGAGCAGCAGATCGGCCATGGCTCAGTTCCCCGCCTGCTGGCCGGCCGTGAGCCAACCCTCGCAACAGCCCTTGGCGAGTGCGCGCACGCGGCCGATGTAGCTCGCGCGCTCGGTCACGCTGATGACGCCGCGCGCGTCCAGCAGGTTGAACAGATGGCTCGCCTTCATGCACTGGTCATAGGCCGGCAGCGGCAATCTCGCCTCGAGCAGCGCATTGCACTCGCGCTCGGCGTCCTTGAAGTGCTGGAACAGCATGTCGACGTTCGCGCGCTCGAAATTATAGGCCGAGAACTCGCGCTCGTTCCGGTGAAACACGTCGCGATAGGTCAGATTGAAGGCACCCGGCGCGCCGTTGTAGTCGAGGTCGTAGATGCTCTCGACGCCCTGGATATATGTCGCGAGCCGCTCGAGCCCGTATGTCAGCTCGGTCGAAACCGGCGCGCATTCGATGCCGCCGACCTGCTGGAAATAGGTGAACTGGCTCACCTCCATGCCGTCGAGCCAGCATTCCCAGCCGAGGCCCCAGGCGCCCAAGGTCGGGCTCTCCCAATCGTCCTCGACGAAGCGGATGTCATGGAGTTCGGTATCGATGCCGAGCGCCCTCAGGCTGTCGAGATAGAGCTGCTGGCTGTCGGCCGGCGACGGCTTCAGGATGACCTGGAACTGGTAGTAATGCTGCAGCCGGTTCGGGTTGTCGCCATAGCGGCCGTCGGTCGGCCGGCGGCACGGCTGGACATAGGCGGCGCGCCAGGAGTCGGGCCCCAGCGCACGAAGCGTCGTCGCCGGATGGAAGGTGCCGGCCCCGACCTCGACGTCGTAGGGCTGCAAGATGACGCAACCCTGCGCGGCCCAGAAGGACTGCAGCCGCAGGATCAGGGATTGGAAACTATTGCCGGACGACCCGTTCGGCGCCATCGCCATGCTGCAGAACCCTCGAAATCTTCTTCGTTGCGGCGCAACCTAAAGACCGGCCGGCCCAGGGTCAAGCTGGGGTCAAGCCGATCTCGCGCATGCGTCGCCGCCGAAAACGGCCGGGCTCGGATTTTATTGCGGGCAGTTCGTGCGCGAGCAGCGCGCCGCGACATAATGGCCACACACCGGGCACTGCACCAGGTCCTGCGCGACCATGCGCGGCGGCTCGCCGGACCGGGCCGGGTCCCCTTGCCGATTGTCCGGGCGCGGGTCGGCCTGGCGCCGTTCGTCCGGCCGCCGCTCCGCCCCGCCCGGCGCGCCGAGGCCGGCGAGGAACCGCCGCACGAAATGGAACGCCACATAGGCGAGCAGCGCGTAGATCAGCAGCTTGACCATGATCCTGCCGGTCTAGCCGGCCGCCTCCCCCGGGTCAAGGCGACCTTAAAGCCCGAAACGTGCCCAGATCGCGCGTTCCTCGAGCGCGTTCAGCCCGTCGGTCAACAGGTCGATCGGATCGAGCCGGCTTGCGAGCCCGGGAAAGCGCAGGCCGAAACGGCGGCGCGGCCGCTCGCCCACGGGGCGGAGCCGGACACGCGTGCCGAACCGTTCGCGCAGCACCTGGCGCAAGTCGCCGATGCCGTCGATCAGGCCGCGCGCGAGCGCCTGACGGCCGGTGAAGACGGCACCGGTGAAGATCTCGTCGTCCTCCCTGAGCCGCGCGCCGCGCCGGGCGCGCACCAGGTCCTTGAAGCCGTCGTGAATGTCGAGCTGCAAAGCTTTCAGCCGCTCGACGTCGCCCGGCTCCTCCGCCCGGAACGGGTCGAGCATCGCCTTGCTGGTGCCCGCGGTATGGACCCGTCGCTCGATGCCGAAGCGGCGGATGAGATCGGTGAAGCCGAAGCCGGCCGAGACGACGCCGATCGAGCCCATGATCGACGCTTCCTGGGCGTAGATCTCGTCCGCAGCAAGCGCCAGCCAATAGCCGCCGGAGGCGGCTACGTCCTCGGCAAAGGCGAGCACGGGCACGTTCTTCTCGAGCGCCAGCTGCCGGATGCGCCGCTCGATCAACGCCGACTGCACGGGCGAGCCGCCGGGCGAATTGATGACGAGCGCCACTGCCGCCAGGTCCTTGAGCCGGAACGCCCGCTCGATCGGCTCGGCAAGGCCCGCGATCGACAGGCCCTTGCCGCGCAAGCCGCCGCGCGCGGCGATGACGCCGTCCAAGCGCAGCACAGCCACGACCGGCGGCGCCGGCGGCAAGCGGCCGCCAGAAATCTGATGAAGGATGCGCCGAATATTCATGATCGCAAGGAGATGGGGTGGCGCAGCGGCGCGCGCCAGGGGCACCTATCGAGAGTTCAGGGGGCCAGAGTTCAGAACCAGCGGCGCCAGCCGGCCCAACCCGAGACGGCACGAGCGAACTCGGCATAGCCGGCGGCACCGGGATGGGCGCCGTCGCCGGCCGCCACCTCGCGCATCCACACATTCGAGCGCGAGAGCGGTGTCATCATGTCGAGATAGGGCACGTCCAGCCGGGCGCACAGCGCCGAGAACGCGTCCGACAGGCCTTCGATATGACGGTTGGTCGCCATGTCGGCGACCGGCGGCGGCCCGACGAACAACGTCGGCTTCCAGGTGGCCGCGTTGGCCAAGATGCTCGTCGCGTGCTCGAGCGTCAGCGACCGGGCGAGACGCGGGCCGCCGCCCTCGAGGCTGCAATCATTGACGCCGAAGGAGAACACGAGCCGGCCGTCGAGACCCTCGGGCAGGCGCCCCAGCGCCTCGGCCCGCCAACGCGCCCGCACGTCGGCGCTCGTGTCGCGCCGGACGCCCAGATTGTAGCAGGTGAGATCGTGCCCCTGCCGGCGCTGCTCAGCGCAGATGCGCCCAACCCAGCCGAGACAGTCCGGATCGGCCGTGCCATTGACGAAGCTGTCGCCGAAAAAGCAGATGCGCATGTCGCGACCATGTGGCACCGCCCCCTGGTCGTCCAGCGGCGCCGCATCAGTCCACTCGTCTTGTTCCACCGCTAAGCCTTTCTGGACCGAGGATTGTCGGGATCGCTGGGCGCGAGGTCGTGAAATTCCGGGTCGGACTCGATCCGCCGATAGAGGAGACTGCTGCCGGCGACGGCAATGAACAGCCAGGTCAAAACGAACACGAGCCGATGCAGGAACGCCCAGACGATTACTTGAAAGATCCGCAGATGTATCGGCAGGTGCACCATGCGCAAGATCGCGACGACGACATAATAGACCGTCTCGAGACGCAATATATAAAGCGGCGCAATCGCGATGCCGAGGGTGAGCGCGATCTGCCAGAAATGGCCCTTCACGATCCGTTCCGGGAGCTTGGCACGGCTTGGTGTCAGGCCGAGTGCCAAGCTGGGGAAGAAGGCGACCTGCCGCAGCCAAATCAGGCACACGACGATGGTCGCAATGTCGCACAGGATGAGACCGGGCCCGCTCGCCGAGTCGCCGAATAGGCAGAAGAAAAAACCGATATTGTTCGCGCAATAGAGACCAAGCGCGAAGGCCAGATAGAGCGTGGCCGCCGCGGCCGTGTTCATCGTCAGGCGCCTCTCGGCATAGAGCGTCGGCAACAGCCTGCGATGCGCCGTGAAGACGAGCGGCATCGTCGCCACCACCCCGGCCGCGACCATGGCGAAATTGATCCAGCCCATGAGGACCAGGTTGCTGTAGCCGACCCGGGCGAAGGTCTGGCTCTGCCAGATGCTGGTGGCCGTCGAGACCGTCATCGCCAGGATGAACAGGAACGGCAGATCGCGGATGATCTCGATCGCCTCGTCATAGCATTCGGCAGCCGACACCAGGATATGGCCGATACCGCGCAGCGGCGATCGAACGATATCGGCGTCACGCATCCAGCCGGCTCTCCGAAAATGCTTCGGAGCTACTACTATGGCGATAAAGGTGAAGAATACGCTACCGGGCCAGTGGCAGACGACCGCTGGCAGGCGACCACTGGCCGGCTACAGCACCAATCCCCAGCCATCGCGCAGCACCGCGTCGGCCTCGGCCGTGAACTTGCCATCGGCGGCATGGAGGACGAGGCCGGGCGCCACGCGGGTCGGGGTCTGGATGTCGCGCCGGGCGCGCACCAGCACGCGCTTCGCCGGCTTGCCGACCGCGGGCCACAGCGGAAACACCACGATCTCGCCCGCCTTGCCGTGCAGCCGGGTCAGGAGCCCGTCGAGCCGGTCGGCGCGATGGATGAAGGTGATGGTGCCCTTGGGCCGGACCATGGCGAGCGCGAAGCGCACCCAGGCCTCGAGATCGGCCGCCCCCTCGCCCACCGCCATGCGGCGCGGCGCGTCCTCCGGCAAGGTGGCACTCCCCGCCTCGAGGTAGGGCGGATTGGCCATGACATGGTCGAAGCCGCCGGGCGCCAGCCGCGGCGGTGGGTTCAGGAGGTCGCCGAACACGATCGCGACCTCGGCCTCAAGCCCGTTCAAGGCCGCATTCTCGCCGGCGAGGCGCACAAGGTCGCGCTGCAGCTCGAGCCCGGTGACGCGCACGCCCTTGACACGCCGCGCGAGACACAACGCCGCCGCCCCGGTGCCGGTGCCGATTTCGAGCACGCTGTCGCGCGCCGTCGCCGGCACGCTGGCCGCGAGCAGCACCGGGTCGATCGCGGCGCGGAAGCCGTCCGTCGGCTGCCGGAGGACGACGCGGCCGCCCATGAGCGTGTCTTGCGTCAGGCCGGCCGGGACTTCGGTCATGGAGCCCCTCTCATCGCCCGCGCTCCTCGGCGATCTCGCCGGCCTCGATGAGGAGGCGGCGGGCGCGCGCGAAATCCTCGTCCTCGACCATGAGCCGCGACGGGATCGCCGCCCCCCAGATCGCATTCATGTTGCGGTCGAGCACCAGCGCCTCGATCCCGGCGCCGGCGAGCAGGGCTTCGAGAAAGCTCAAACGCACGCAATCATCGGAACGGAGCAGTTCCATCATGCCGCACCCCTTGCGAGGACGCCCGATTTGCAGCGGGTCTGCGGCAGATGCGCGCAAAAGAAGTAAGGCACTGGATGAACTGCTCGTCCGGATCTGTTAGGTGTACCCTCGCCAGGCGGAAGCCCGTCGGGGCGGGAAGGCCACGCGGCTTGACCGGCCCTCCGCGCACTTTATGCTGCCCGGCAGCCGCCTGTCATGCCCCGAAGGGGCCGAGTGGGGTTTTAGGCGTGAGCTTGGGAGTAGATGGATTGGCAGCGATGCCCGGTTTGACGAATACGGCGGCAGCGGCGCGCAAGCCGGACATGAGCGCGCTTGCGGCGCTCGTCGATTCCGACCTGAAGCGCGTCAATGCGCTGATTCTCGACCGGATGCAGAGTCCGGTGGCGCTCATCCCGCAGCTCGCCGGGCACATCATCGCAGCCGGCGGCAAGCGGCTCCGGCCGATGCTGACCTTGGCGGCCGCCAAGCTCGTCGGCTATCGGGGCGAGCGGCACCTGGCGCTCTCTGCCGCCGTCGAGTTCATCCATACCGCGACCCTGCTGCATGACGACGTGGTCGACGCGAGCGACCTGCGCCGCGGCCTCGCCACCGCCAACGCCGTCTGGGGCAACAAGCCGTCCGTGCTGGTCGGCGACTTCCTGTTCAGCCGCGCCTTCCAGCTTATGGTCGAGGATGGCTCGCTCGAGGTGCTGCGCATCCTGTCGAACGCGTCCGCCATCATCGCCGAGGGCGAGGTGCTGCAGCTCGTGACCGCGAACGATCTTTCGACGACCGAGGAGGCCTATCTCCAGGTCATCGGCGCCAAGACCGCCGTGCTGTTCGCGGCGGCAAGCCAGATCGGCGCCGTCGTGGCCGAACGGCCGGAGGAAGAGGTGCAGGCGCTCGCCCGCTTCGGCCAGAGCCTGGGCATGGCGTTCCAGCTGGTCGACGACATGCTCGACTTCTCGGCGCGCGAGGCCGAGCTCGGCAAGGCGGTCGGCGACGATTTCCGCGACGGCAAGATGACGCTGCCGATCGTGCTGGCCTTGAAGGCGGCCGACGAGACCGAGCGCGCCTTCTGGCACCGCACGCTCGAGGAGCAGAACCAGACCGACGCGGACCTGGAGCACGCGATCGGCCTGCTGCGCAAGCACGGCACGCTCGAGGCGACGCGCGAGCGCGCGCGCTTCTATGCCGAGGATGCGGCGGCCGCCCTCTCGATCTTCCCGGACCAGCCGATTCGGCGCGCGCTCCTAGACGTGGTCGAGTTCTGTTTGCAACGGGGCTACTAGCAGCCATGCGGCACGATGAAGCCTGTTGCAGTCCTCTGACGAGCCCTCTATAACGCGGCTCCTGCGGACGGCGGAGTGTAGCTCAGCCTGGTAGAGCACTTGCTTCGGGAGCAAGGGGCCGGAGGTTCGAATCCTCTCACTCCGACCATCGTTCGCATAGAAAAAGGGACTTGGCTCCAATGGGGCCAGGTCCCTTTTTCTATGCGCGGCAACGGCAGTCGGCCGCCTCACCGGACGACGACGCCGGACAACAGCGACGTGCAACGACGCCGTGCAACAACGACGGGGCGGCATCGACGATGCCACACGTCACGATTGCTGACGGCAGCCTAAAACTCGGTCAGTATGAAGCCCGTGTGGGATGCAGCAGACACGGGGACAGAGATGGTTGATGCCAAATTGACCTTGGATCCCAGCGAGAGGCATTTGACGGAAGCGGATCTCGAACGGCGGCGCGCGCTGGTCGGGCTTGAACAGCCGGACATCGCCCGCCTCTCCGCGATCGGCCCGCTGATTACCGACAATGCCGAGAAGATCGCCGCCAGCTTCTTCAATTATCTCTCCCGCATCGACGAGGCGTCGGAGCTGTTCAGGCGCCGCGATTGGCTCGACGAGGCAAAGCGACTCAAGATCGAGCATGTCCGGGCCATGGGCCTCGGCGAATACAGTGCCACCTATCTCGGCCAGCGGGTCCGCCTGGCGCAGCTCTACACGCGCGCCGGCATCACCGTTCAGACCTTCCTCGCCGCCTTTCATCATCTCGTCCAATCGATCGATGCGGAAATCCTGAGCAACCGCGAGCGGCCCGCGCAGGACGCGATCCATGACGTCATGACGTTCAACAAGCTCGCGTTCTTCGACATCACGATCATGGTCGAGGTCATGATCGCCGAGCGCGAGCGGACGATCGCCCTCCAGCAGGAAGCGATCCGGGAACTGTCGACGCCGGTGCTGCAGGTCCGCGACCGTCTGCTGATCCTGCCGATCATCGGCGTGCTGGATTCGCAGCGAGCGAAGCAGCTGACCGAAAGCCTGCTCCATGCGATCCGCACGACGCGCGCCAAGATGGCCGTCATGGACATCACCGGCGTCGCCGCCGTCGATTCCAAGGTGGCGAACCATCTGATGCAGACCGTCGCCGCGGCGCGGCTCATGGGTGCCAAGGTGATCATCACGGGCCTGTCGGCCGACGTGGCGCAGGCGCTCGTGGCGCTGGGCGTGGATCTGGGGCCGCTCAATACGGTGGGCGACCTGCAGGGCGGCCTCGAGGAGGCGGAGGCGCAACTGGGATACAAAGTCGTGCTCAACGGCTCCCCGGTATCGCCGGCCTACGCCCAGTAAGAGGCGGCGATCATGGCCGTTCCTATTATGAAGCAGGGTAACGTGCTCATCGCCTGCGTCCAGGCAGCCTTGAGCGACCGTGACCTCGTGCAGTTGAAGGACGAGCTGGCCTCGCAGATCGGCCGGCTGCGCTCGCGCGGCATCATCATCGACGTCTCGACGCTCGACGTCATGGATTCCTTTGCCACCCGAACCTTGCGCAGCATCGCGCAGACGGCGCGGCTGCGCGGGGCCGAGACCGTCATCGTGGGCATTCAGCCCGACGTGGCGTTCGCCATGGTGCAACTGGGGCTCGCACTGGACGACGTGACCACGGCACTCGATCTCGAGGAGGGGCTTGAGTTGCTGAAGTCTTTGCAAGTCGGCGATGCCCGCCCCGGCGCCTGACGCCTTCGTCGTCCGCGTGGCGGAGGACGTCGACGTGGTCGTGGCGCGCCAGAAAGGCCGCGAGATGGCGCAGCAGCTGGGCCTCGCCGGCACCGATCTGACGCTGATCGCGACCGCGATCTCAGAGATCGCGCGCAACATCGTGAACTACGCCGGCCGTGGCGAGATCCGCTTCGCGCCCACGAAGGCGGGCGGACGCACCGGCATCGAGATCGTGGCGACCGACGAAGGGCCTGGGATCGCGGACATCGAGCTCGCCATGCGCGACGGCTATTCGACCGGCAAGAGCCTGGGCCTCGGCCTGCCGGGCGCCAGGCGCCTGATGGACGAGTTCGCGATCCAGTCCACGGTCGGGTCGGGCACGACGGTCACCATGACGAAATGGATCAAATGACGTGTCGGACGCGTCCAACCTCGCCGGCATCATGGAATGGGGCGTCGCGGCCCGGCCGCTGGCGAGCGAAAGCGTGTCTGGCGATCTGCACCTCGTTCTGCCGGTCGACCGCGGCGTCCTGCTCGCGGTCATCGACGGCCTCGGCCACGGCCCCGAAGCGGCGTTTGCCGCCGAGGCCACGGCAGCGGCCCTGGCCGAAGGGCTGCATCTGCCGCTGGTAGAGCTGGTGCGGCATTGTCATGAACGGCTTCGCAAGACGCGTGGCGTCGTCATGAGTCTCGCGGCCGTCGAGCCGGAGCGAGGCCGCCTCTCCTGGATCGGCGTCGGGAATATCGAAACCGTCCTGTTCCGCGCCGATCCGGCGACCCGGCCCGGCCGCGAAGCGCTCCTGTGCCGCAGCGGCGTCGTGGGCTATCAGCTGCCGCCGCTGCGCCTCTATGAAATGCCGATCTTCGCGGGCGACGTGCTGATGCTCGCGACGGACGGGCTGCACAACAGCTTTTCCGAACGGTCGCCGATCGGCGAGCCCCCGCAGACCGTCGCAACCGACTGTTTGGACCGGTACGGCAAGACGACGGATGATGGCCTGATCCTGGTCGCCCGCTATCTCGGAGCATCCTGATGGAGAGCCTCCAGCAAGAACGCCTCGAGCAATATGCCAAGGCGCTGAGAGCGCACCTGACGGCGCCGGGCGAACTCGAGCTCAACTATGCTTACGAGTTCGGCCGTGTCGCTATGAGCCACGGGCTGGGTGTGCTGGACACGGCGATCCTCTATCACACGGCCCTCAAGGCAGCGACCAAGTCGTTCAGCCGAGCCGCGATCGAGCGTTCGATCGACATGGCGTCGGAGTTCCTGGCCGAGAGCCTGTCGCCGTTCGAGATGCAGCTGCGCGGTTACCAGGAGAGCAACGCGCGCCTGACGGCGGCGAACGAGGCCCTGCAGGCCGCCAACGACCAGCTGGCGCGCCAGGCGATGGAGCTGGCCGCCAACGCTGCCCAGCTGGCGCTCGCCCGCACCACAGCCGAGGCGGCGAGCGAGAGCAAGTCGCAGTTCCTCGCGGTCATGAGCCATGAGCTGCGCACGCCGCTGACCGCGCTCATCGGCTTCTCGGAACTGCTGCTGCAGGAAAACTTCACGCCGGACGAGCTGCGCCGGTATCTCAACCTGCAGTACAACGCCGGCCGCACACTGCTGGCGCTCGTCAACGACATCCTGGATTTCTCCAAGATCGAGGCCGGCAGGCTCGAACTCGAATCGGTGCCGGTCGACCTGCGCGCGATCGTGCGCGACTGCGAAGCGCTGATGCGGCCGGCGGCGACCGCCAAGGGACTGGCGCTCCGCACCCATGTGGACGTGAGCGTGCCGGACTGGCTCGCCAGCGACCCCGTGCGGCTGCGCCAGGTGATCCTCAACCTTCTGACCAACGCCGTGAAATTCACCGACGTCGGCGCGGTCGAGGTCGCGGTCGGCACGGTTCGCGCGACAGACGACAGCAAGGCGCTGCGCATCACGATCGCCGATTCGGGCATCGGTATCAGCGCCGAAGAGCTCGGTCACCTTTTCCAGGCGTTCAGCCAGCTATCGAGCGGGCGGCACACCGGCGGAACCGGGCTCGGCCTTGCCATCTGCCGGCGGCTGGTCGAGGCGATGGGCGGCATCATCGGCGTCGACAGCGCAAAGGGCCGCGGCAGCATCTTCTGGTTCGAAGTGCCGCTGGTCCCGGCCGAAGCCCCGACCGCCACGCCGACGGCGCCCCGCGCCGCCGCGGCCGCGCCGACCCGGCGCCGCGTGCTCGTGGCCGATGACGATATCGTCCTGCAGAGCCTGATCGAGGCGATCCTGGAGAAGGCTGGCCACACCGTCCAAATCGTCGATAACGGCGAGGAAGCGGTCCGCGCCATGACCACCGCAGGCCCCTACGATGTGCTGGTCATCGACATCCAGATGCCGGTCATGGACGGGATCGAGGCCATCCGGCGGATCCGCGCGGCAGAAGCCGCCGCCCCCGGAGCCAGCCCCGTGCCGATCATCGCCTTGACCGCGACCGCGACGGTCGGGGAGCGGGAGCGCTGCCTCGCGGCCGGTGCCAGCGGCTTCCTCGCCAAGCCGTTCGATCTGGAGCTGCTCGTCCAGGCGGTGTCGGCCGAGGCATAGCCGCCGGGCGATCCTCCGCTACTCGTCGGTCCCGTCGCCCGCCGGCGACGACGGTGCCTCGGCGACGGCGGCCTCGGACCAGACGCCCGGCGGCGTCGTGGCACCGGCACCC encodes the following:
- a CDS encoding polyprenyl synthetase family protein — encoded protein: MPGLTNTAAAARKPDMSALAALVDSDLKRVNALILDRMQSPVALIPQLAGHIIAAGGKRLRPMLTLAAAKLVGYRGERHLALSAAVEFIHTATLLHDDVVDASDLRRGLATANAVWGNKPSVLVGDFLFSRAFQLMVEDGSLEVLRILSNASAIIAEGEVLQLVTANDLSTTEEAYLQVIGAKTAVLFAAASQIGAVVAERPEEEVQALARFGQSLGMAFQLVDDMLDFSAREAELGKAVGDDFRDGKMTLPIVLALKAADETERAFWHRTLEEQNQTDADLEHAIGLLRKHGTLEATRERARFYAEDAAAALSIFPDQPIRRALLDVVEFCLQRGY
- a CDS encoding protoglobin domain-containing protein, translated to MTEADLERRRALVGLEQPDIARLSAIGPLITDNAEKIAASFFNYLSRIDEASELFRRRDWLDEAKRLKIEHVRAMGLGEYSATYLGQRVRLAQLYTRAGITVQTFLAAFHHLVQSIDAEILSNRERPAQDAIHDVMTFNKLAFFDITIMVEVMIAERERTIALQQEAIRELSTPVLQVRDRLLILPIIGVLDSQRAKQLTESLLHAIRTTRAKMAVMDITGVAAVDSKVANHLMQTVAAARLMGAKVIITGLSADVAQALVALGVDLGPLNTVGDLQGGLEEAEAQLGYKVVLNGSPVSPAYAQ
- a CDS encoding STAS domain-containing protein, with product MAVPIMKQGNVLIACVQAALSDRDLVQLKDELASQIGRLRSRGIIIDVSTLDVMDSFATRTLRSIAQTARLRGAETVIVGIQPDVAFAMVQLGLALDDVTTALDLEEGLELLKSLQVGDARPGA
- a CDS encoding anti-sigma regulatory factor; the encoded protein is MPAPAPDAFVVRVAEDVDVVVARQKGREMAQQLGLAGTDLTLIATAISEIARNIVNYAGRGEIRFAPTKAGGRTGIEIVATDEGPGIADIELAMRDGYSTGKSLGLGLPGARRLMDEFAIQSTVGSGTTVTMTKWIK
- a CDS encoding SpoIIE family protein phosphatase, whose amino-acid sequence is MSDASNLAGIMEWGVAARPLASESVSGDLHLVLPVDRGVLLAVIDGLGHGPEAAFAAEATAAALAEGLHLPLVELVRHCHERLRKTRGVVMSLAAVEPERGRLSWIGVGNIETVLFRADPATRPGREALLCRSGVVGYQLPPLRLYEMPIFAGDVLMLATDGLHNSFSERSPIGEPPQTVATDCLDRYGKTTDDGLILVARYLGAS
- a CDS encoding ATP-binding protein, whose product is MESLQQERLEQYAKALRAHLTAPGELELNYAYEFGRVAMSHGLGVLDTAILYHTALKAATKSFSRAAIERSIDMASEFLAESLSPFEMQLRGYQESNARLTAANEALQAANDQLARQAMELAANAAQLALARTTAEAASESKSQFLAVMSHELRTPLTALIGFSELLLQENFTPDELRRYLNLQYNAGRTLLALVNDILDFSKIEAGRLELESVPVDLRAIVRDCEALMRPAATAKGLALRTHVDVSVPDWLASDPVRLRQVILNLLTNAVKFTDVGAVEVAVGTVRATDDSKALRITIADSGIGISAEELGHLFQAFSQLSSGRHTGGTGLGLAICRRLVEAMGGIIGVDSAKGRGSIFWFEVPLVPAEAPTATPTAPRAAAAAPTRRRVLVADDDIVLQSLIEAILEKAGHTVQIVDNGEEAVRAMTTAGPYDVLVIDIQMPVMDGIEAIRRIRAAEAAAPGASPVPIIALTATATVGERERCLAAGASGFLAKPFDLELLVQAVSAEA